The following coding sequences lie in one Rutidosis leptorrhynchoides isolate AG116_Rl617_1_P2 chromosome 4, CSIRO_AGI_Rlap_v1, whole genome shotgun sequence genomic window:
- the LOC139843535 gene encoding uncharacterized protein, translating into MLRLTISRFPAISPATLSAPFPATAFTVYPPPSTLYNTLRYSLFFSSDSHSNSTVDFTPEPSPSKQGNLKSGLYLVGTPIGNLEDITLRALRVLKSADVILAEDTRHSGKLLQHYSIKTPLLSYHKFNEAQREQSILKRLNDGEIVALISDAGTPGISDPGSELAKLCVEANISVIPIPGPCAFVSALSASGLSTVEFAFVGFLPKNASARRDRLTVSANEAATQIFYVPPHKLSQFLEECSDLFSETRRCVMAREITKMHEEFWRGTLCEAKAAFLDRQPKGEITFLIEGKPQCEIENPSESQLENDLESLISNGHTLSTAVKLVAAGSSMKKKTIYSIALKKFGKQTDAVDDVDRSV; encoded by the exons ATGTTGAGGTTAACAATTTCCCGTTTTCCGGCGATATCGCCGGCAACTTTGTCAGCACCGTTTCCTGCGACGGCCTTCACGGTTTATCCTCCACCTTCAACTCTCTACAACACTCTTCGTTACTCACTCTTCTTTAGCTCCGATTCTCACTCTAATTCCACCGTCGATTTCACTCCAGAACCCTCACCATCAAAACAG GGTAATCTGAAATCTGGATTATATCTAGTAGGTACTCCAATCGGTAATCTAGAAGATATAACCTTAAG AGCGTTGCGTGTATTGAAATCGGCCGATGTGATACTTGCAGAGGATACGAGACATTCGGGGAAACTACTTCAACATTACAGTATTAAAACTCCTCTT CTAAGCTATCACAAGTTTAATGAGGCACAAAGAGAGCAATCGATATTGAAGAGACTGAATGATGGCGAGATTGTCGCGCTTATCAGTGATGCTGGGACTCCCGGAATCAGTGATCCGGGCTCCGAACTG GCAAAGTTGTGTGTGGAAGCAAATATTTCGGTCATACCGATACCAGGGCCTTGTGCATTTGTGTCTGCTCTTTCAGCCTCAGGTTTGTCAACAGTTGAGTTTGCATTTG TTGGGTTTCTTCCCAAAAATGCAAGTGCGAGAAGGGACAGACTAACGGTTTCTGCAAATGAAGCAGCTACCCAAATATTTTATGTTCCTCCACACAAGCTTTCACAATTTCTTGAAGAATGTTCGGACCTTTTTAGTGAAACTAG ACGATGTGTGATGGCACGTGAGATCACCAAAATGCATGAAGAG TTTTGGCGAGGTACTTTATGTGAAGCGAAAGCAGCATTCTTAGATCGGCAGCCAAAGGGAGAAATCACATTTTTGATTGAAGGGAAGCCGCAATGTGAGATTGAAAATCCATCAGAGTCTCAATTGGAGAATGATCTGGAGTCGTTAATATCCAACGGTCACACTCTTTCTACG GCGGTCAAATTGGTAGCTGCAGGATCATCAATGAAGAAAAAAACGATATATTCAATTGCTTTAAAAAAATTCGGGAAGCAAACTGATGCAGTGGATGATGTAGACCGATCTGTATGA
- the LOC139839642 gene encoding cytokinin dehydrogenase 5-like translates to MVAKLLLLTAIYHLIVIVGSIDHHLLVETTSTHLSINKTEMESVSRDFGNIKITQPGAILHPSSTQDIVNLLKLAYESPEGFVVSARGHGHSINGQAQVGENGVVVQMSGTSLGPAPIVLEKLMYVDVWGGELWIDVLKSTLKYGLAPKSWTDYLYLSVGGTISNAGISGQAFNHGPQISNIHELEVVIGKGEVVTCAEDKNSELFHAVLGGLGQFGIITRARIALEPSPQRVRWIRILYSNFSGFTHDQEYLISLHGQPRSKKFDYIEGFVIVDEGLINNWRSSFFSPSNPIKISSIAADHGNVLYCLEITKNYYHHSDPESINQEVEALLKKLNYIPESVFTTDLPYVDFLNRVHKAELKLRSKGLWDVPHPWLNLFVPKSRIDDFNKGVFKGILGNKTSGPILIYPMNKNKWDEETSVVTPNEDVFYLVALLRSALHSSDKAQTLERLSDENRQILSFCKDQNIGVKQYLPHYTTQQEWIDHHGEKWHKFSKRKMEFDPRHILATGQRIFVPDFNSKTRTS, encoded by the exons ATGGTGGCTAAGCTCCTACTCTTGACCGCAATTTACCATCTAATCGTGATCGTTGGATCAATCGATCACCATCTTTTAGTCGAAACAACCAGCACTCACTTGAGCATCAACAAAACCGAAATGGAATCAGTATCAAGGGATTTTGGAAATATAAAAATTACCCAACCGGGAGCAATACTACATCCTAGTTCGACTCAAGACATCGTGAATCTTTTGAAACTCGCTTACGAATCTCCTGAAGGATTCGTAGTGTCAGCAAGAGGCCATGGCCATTCAATAAATGGCCAAGCTCAGGTGGGTGAAAATGGAGTTGTGGTACAAATGAGCGGGACTTCACTAGGTCCCGCAccaattgttttagagaaattgatGTATGTTGATGTGTGGGGTGGTGAACTTTGGATTGATGTGTTAAAGTCTACGTTAAAATATGGACTGGCACCAAAATCATGGACTGATTACTTGTACCTTTCTGTTGGTGGTACAATATCTAATGCGGGAATTAGTGGTCAAGCTTTTAATCATGGACCTCAAATTAGTAATATTCATGAGCTTGAAGTCGTCATCG GAAAAGGTGAGGTGGTGACATGCGCAGAGGATAAAAACTCGGAATTATTTCATGCGGTTTTGGGAGGATTAGGACAATTTGGAATTATCACAAGGGCTAGAATTGCATTGGAGCCTTCCCCTCAAAGG GTGAGATGGATCCGGATATTGTATTCAAATTTTTCGGGTTTTACTCATGATCAAGAGTACCTTATCTCCCTCCATGGTCAACCAAGGTCAAAAAAGTTTGACTATATTGAAGGTTTTGTTATTGTGGATGAAGGTTTAATCAACAATTGGAGGTCCTCTTTTTTCTCTCCAAGCAACCCTATCAAAATCTCATCCATTGCTGCTGATCATGGCAACGTCTTATACTGCCTTGAAATCACCAAGAACTATTACCATCACTCCGACCCCGAATCTATCAATCAG GAAGTGGAAGCTTTGTTAAAGAAGTTAAATTATATACCAGAATCAGTGTTCACCACTGACCTTCCATATGTAGATTTCTTGAACCGGGTTCACAAAGCAGAGTTGAAACTCCGGTCCAAGGGCTTATGGGATGTACCCCACCCATGGCTTAATTTGTTTGTACCCAAATCAAGAATCGATGATTTTAACAAAGGagtgttcaagggcattttgggaaATAAAACTAGTGGGCCCATTCTCATATACCCTATGAACAAAAATAA GTGGGATGAGGAGACTTCGGTTGTGACGCCAAACGAGGACGTATTTTATTTGGTAGCTTTACTAAGATCCGCATTGCATAGCAGTGATAAAGCACAAACACTAGAACGCTTAAGTGATGAAAATCGTCAAATTTTGAGCTTCTGTAAAGATCAAAATATCGGTGTCAAGCAGTATTTACCGCATTACACCACACAACAAGAGTGGATTGATCATCATGGCGAAAAATGGCATAAATTTAGCAAGAGGAAAATGGAGTTTGATCCTCGTCATATATTAGCAACGGGTCAAAGAATATTTGTGCCTGATTTTAATTCTAAGACGAGAACATCTTAG